In Marinobacter sp. M3C, the genomic stretch GTCTCTATCAGGGGCCACCACATGCAGTTCACCCAGGCCTTGCAAACCTTCGTAAAGGGCAATTAGCCCCGGCGAGTGCACGCCGTCATCATTGGATAACAGTATTCGCACTTTGTGCTCCATAAATTTGTTATTCGTTAAGCCGACTCAGGGCAATATCCTGCAACGCAAAAACGTCTGCCAGCAGCGTTGTTGCATACTGGCCAGCGCCCAGCGTAAATTCGATTGCCAGCGTAGCGCTGTCTTGCCATTCCCATTTCAGGTTTTGCGGCACCAGCTGCAGGGGCCGGCGCTCCGGCTGCATGCGCGTGCTGGCAAAGAGCGCGACTAACTGCGGATTGGCGTCCACCGCCGTGCGCTCCAACTGCTCCTGCTCACCGGTCGCGCGGGTCCCACCATCGCCCCACAACGGGCCCGTGACTCTCTGCTCGTCCGGCTCGCCTGCCATAGGCTGGCACCAGCTTCCATTGTTGACGCGCGCGGCCAGCACTTCATTAAACAGCCACGATCGGGCAGCGGAAAAATACAATACATTTTTCGAATCCTGACTGCTACGGCCGCCACGACCCCGGCCTTTGCCACGGCCTTTTGCGGGGCGATTCAACGAGCGCGGATTCAACAACAACGCATTGTCCAGGTTGGCACCGTTATGGCCAAAGCGCTGAGGACCAAAATAATTAGGCGCGCCGGACTGTGCCAAACGCTCCAATGCCTGATCGATAGCGGCTTTCTCCCCAGCCACATTGCGCAAAATAATACGAAAGCCATTACCGCTGTGATCACCGCGGCGCAACTTGCTCGCGCTGCGACAACTGTCTGTTACTGGCCAGTACTCGCTGACGCTGGCGATAAAATCTGCATCGCTGTCATTCTGGCCCGGGCGATAAAGGCTGAACCACTGCCATGTCACGGCATGGCGATCTTTGAGCCCGCAAAAGCTCACATCAAAGGGGCGTAAGGCGGCCATCGTTGCCAGTTCACGGGCGACATATTCGGTATTGTCGCCGGTTTTTTGCAACCGCAAGCATAGGTGTTCGCCGGCGTTGCCGCTGCCGTTTTCGCCCTGAATGCTGGCCTTGTCCAGAACTTCACTCACCTGGAAGTCGTCTGGACTGTGTTTA encodes the following:
- a CDS encoding tRNA pseudouridine(13) synthase TruD translates to MNDTQTSTQNATPEPAQNHNWRLQWPSSEGKCVASADFKHSPDDFQVSEVLDKASIQGENGSGNAGEHLCLRLQKTGDNTEYVARELATMAALRPFDVSFCGLKDRHAVTWQWFSLYRPGQNDSDADFIASVSEYWPVTDSCRSASKLRRGDHSGNGFRIILRNVAGEKAAIDQALERLAQSGAPNYFGPQRFGHNGANLDNALLLNPRSLNRPAKGRGKGRGRGGRSSQDSKNVLYFSAARSWLFNEVLAARVNNGSWCQPMAGEPDEQRVTGPLWGDGGTRATGEQEQLERTAVDANPQLVALFASTRMQPERRPLQLVPQNLKWEWQDSATLAIEFTLGAGQYATTLLADVFALQDIALSRLNE